CTTCGCGTGGTATCCGGTTAGCCGATGCATTTGTTGAAGAATCTGGTTTACCGTTAATTGGTCAAGTTGCAGCTGGTGAGCCAATATTGGCACAAGAGCATGTGGAAGACCGTTATCAAATTGATGGCAATTTATTCCAACCTGCTGCAGATTACTTACTGCGTGTTAACGGCGAGAGTATGAAAGACATCGGTATTATGGACGGTGATTTATTGGCAGTGCATCAAACAACTGATGTTCACAATGGCCAAGTCATTGTCGCGCGGGTAGAAGATGATGTTACTGTGAAGCGCTTTAAACGCGAGGGTAATGTGGTTTATCTGCATGCAGAGAACGAAGAATTCGCACCAATAGAAGTTGATCTAACCAGTCAGCACTTTAACGTTGAAGGTATTGCTGTTGGCGTTATTCGAAATGCAGACTGGATGTAAGATAAAGCATCTCTTTTCTAGGTTTATTTTTTATCATTAGCTAGACGAATAGATTGATATTGATAGTCTTCTGTTTAGTTATCTGACCTATATTTTTCTAATTAAGCCAGCGAATTTCGTTGGCTTTTTTATGTCCAAAAAACCTATCACTACTAAACTTTCTAGTTGACTGTATCCCCTCCCAAGCGCTTGATAGCACATAAATTAATCGATACGGTGTTCTTTTATTAGAGTTCATACTCTACTGATAAATAAGGAAAAAATAATAAGAATTGATCATAAATCACTAGATCTTGATTAAAAATTGAGTAATTCTAGGTTGTAAAGTGCGCAAGCAATAATAACGAATAAAACATAAGAATAAGTGATGTGCGCACAACAACTACATTACAACATACAT
The nucleotide sequence above comes from Thalassotalea euphylliae. Encoded proteins:
- the lexA gene encoding transcriptional repressor LexA, whose product is MKPLTARQSQIFELIKDKIADTGMPPTRAEIADFFGFKSANAAEEHLKALAKKGYIEMLPGTSRGIRLADAFVEESGLPLIGQVAAGEPILAQEHVEDRYQIDGNLFQPAADYLLRVNGESMKDIGIMDGDLLAVHQTTDVHNGQVIVARVEDDVTVKRFKREGNVVYLHAENEEFAPIEVDLTSQHFNVEGIAVGVIRNADWM